One genomic region from Pseudoduganella lutea encodes:
- a CDS encoding methyl-accepting chemotaxis protein encodes MIQNMSIKNKLYAGFGAILAIILILLAIAYSNFAELREANEWDRHTMKVVNAVDRVSLAVTEVQVEARGYYLTGLPARRAKVREAVTHVPAAITTLQKLVADNPAQAARAARLESMTLEWVRDVLEPQVALRERLGNTPGAADEIGRMPQFQQASPVISGVHALLDEARKEENALLAQRSEAAAELRRDMNFILLAGGAASVLLGMLIVWALTRAIMGPLTNLTNVVGRIAGGDQGARVEVVTRDELGQVGQEFNRMAQSIQDNQQRERAATDELRAKVDSLLTVVSRAASGDLTGKVEVTGNDAIGQLGHGLARMFDNLRLLLNNVQKAGIQVTTSATEIAASAKEQEATGVEQAQTSVEVLSTTKEISSNTSQLLKTMEDATAVADYTTSATAEAQENLRRMDATMQNMVSATDSINAKLAALSEKASNINSVLTTITKVADQTNILSLNAAIEAEKAGEAGRGFAVVATEIRRLADQTSVSTWDIEQMLKEMQSAVSASVMGMDKFSEEIRRNVGEVRAVTDHLSGMMDQVRKLAPQFDAVLQGMQAQAVGAQQISETMMQLNDATQQTVESLKATSEAVHQLQYAASDLQSSVATFAVNV; translated from the coding sequence ATGATCCAGAACATGAGCATCAAGAACAAGCTGTACGCCGGCTTCGGCGCCATTCTCGCCATCATCCTGATCCTGCTGGCGATCGCCTACAGCAACTTCGCGGAACTGCGCGAAGCCAACGAGTGGGACCGGCACACCATGAAGGTGGTCAATGCGGTCGACCGGGTCAGCCTGGCGGTGACGGAGGTGCAGGTCGAGGCGCGCGGCTATTACCTGACGGGCTTGCCCGCCCGGCGCGCCAAGGTCCGGGAGGCGGTCACCCACGTGCCTGCCGCTATCACGACCCTGCAAAAACTGGTGGCGGACAATCCGGCGCAGGCGGCGCGCGCGGCCAGGCTCGAATCCATGACGCTGGAATGGGTGCGCGATGTACTCGAGCCGCAGGTCGCGCTGCGCGAACGGCTCGGCAATACGCCGGGCGCGGCCGACGAGATCGGCCGCATGCCCCAGTTCCAGCAAGCCAGCCCTGTCATTTCCGGCGTGCATGCGCTGCTGGACGAGGCGCGGAAAGAAGAGAACGCCCTGCTGGCCCAACGTTCCGAGGCGGCGGCCGAGCTGCGCCGCGACATGAATTTCATCTTGCTGGCGGGCGGTGCGGCGTCAGTCCTGCTGGGCATGCTGATCGTCTGGGCGCTGACCCGCGCGATCATGGGCCCGCTGACGAACCTGACCAACGTCGTGGGCCGTATCGCCGGTGGCGACCAGGGTGCGCGCGTCGAAGTCGTCACGCGCGACGAACTGGGCCAGGTCGGGCAGGAATTCAACCGCATGGCGCAATCGATCCAGGACAACCAGCAGCGTGAACGGGCCGCCACCGACGAGTTGCGCGCCAAGGTCGATTCGCTGCTCACCGTGGTGTCGCGCGCCGCTTCCGGCGACCTGACGGGCAAGGTCGAGGTTACCGGCAACGATGCGATCGGCCAGCTGGGCCACGGACTGGCGCGCATGTTCGACAACCTGCGCCTGCTGCTCAACAATGTGCAGAAGGCCGGCATCCAGGTCACCACGTCGGCCACCGAGATCGCCGCCTCGGCCAAGGAACAGGAAGCCACCGGCGTGGAACAGGCGCAGACCAGCGTGGAGGTGCTGTCGACCACAAAGGAAATCTCGTCGAACACGTCGCAATTGCTGAAGACGATGGAAGACGCCACCGCCGTAGCCGACTACACCACGTCGGCCACCGCCGAGGCGCAGGAAAACCTGCGCCGCATGGATGCGACGATGCAGAACATGGTCTCGGCCACGGATTCGATCAACGCCAAGCTGGCCGCGCTGTCGGAAAAAGCTTCCAACATCAACAGCGTGCTGACGACGATCACGAAGGTGGCGGACCAGACCAATATCCTGTCGCTGAACGCCGCGATCGAAGCTGAAAAGGCCGGCGAGGCGGGCCGTGGCTTCGCCGTGGTCGCCACGGAGATCCGCCGCCTGGCGGACCAGACCTCGGTATCGACCTGGGATATCGAGCAGATGCTCAAGGAAATGCAGTCCGCCGTGTCGGCCAGCGTGATGGGCATGGACAAGTTCTCCGAAGAGATCCGTCGCAACGTGGGCGAAGTGCGCGCCGTGACCGACCACCTGTCGGGCATGATGGACCAGGTGCGCAAGCTGGCGCCGCAATTCGACGCCGTGTTGCAAGGCATGCAGGCGCAAGCCGTGGGCGCGCAGCAAATCTCGGAAACGATGATGCAGTTGAACGATGCCACGCAGCAGACGGTGGAATCGCTGAAGGCGACCAGCGAGGCCGTGCACCAGCTGCAATACGCCGCCAGCGACCTGCAATCTTCCGTGGCAACGTTCGCGGTCAACGTCTGA
- a CDS encoding chemotaxis protein CheW produces the protein MKVLVFHIGPDRYGLPLACIRRVLPLMALKAVPGAPDAVAGLMNLHGSGIPVLDVSRLAGAAAAARQADTRIVLVDYTAPGGTVHGLGLVAERVQGVQDVDDAALAPAGVLAAPFLDRVAGDAQGIVQLVEPDRMLPDALRALLFQDAPP, from the coding sequence ATGAAAGTACTGGTCTTCCACATCGGGCCCGACCGCTACGGCTTGCCGCTGGCGTGCATCCGCCGCGTGCTGCCGTTGATGGCGCTGAAGGCCGTGCCAGGCGCGCCGGACGCGGTGGCCGGGCTGATGAACCTGCACGGCAGCGGCATTCCGGTACTCGATGTGAGCCGCCTGGCCGGCGCCGCGGCGGCGGCCAGGCAGGCCGACACGCGCATCGTGCTGGTCGACTACACCGCGCCGGGCGGTACCGTGCACGGCCTGGGCCTCGTGGCGGAGCGCGTGCAGGGCGTGCAGGACGTTGATGACGCGGCGCTGGCGCCGGCGGGCGTGCTGGCCGCGCCCTTCCTCGACCGCGTTGCCGGCGATGCGCAGGGCATCGTGCAACTGGTGGAGCCGGACCGGATGCTGCCGGACGCGCTGCGCGCCCTGCTGTTCCAGGATGCGCCGCCATGA
- a CDS encoding CheR family methyltransferase, which translates to MNTLQRLRAATGLNLSRETVERAMRSRMGANGIEDRAQYEASVDETELAALVELVVVPESWLFRDPQAFAVAAEFTKQRLATGGRQLLRMLSIPCAGGEEPYTLAMALVDAGVPPTAFAIDAVDLSTACIARAQEGLYGRNAFRGKDLDFRDRHFTHEGDDLYRIDPALRRRVRFRQGNLLTSELAPPGTYDVIFCRNLLIYFDAPTTAAAIARLAALLANDGVLLAGYAEVPSFVRNGFMTLPYRQAFALRKHTSPQNGPYALLPLPVNEVGNERRCSPGPEAAPRERRVAPRRPTPVPPPMPAQAPAPALRPAPRPTPPPPAVAGGSPLAGTLEDAARLADLGQPREAQALCRTLTAREPDNAGAWFLLGLLTEDDAPDEAQAHLRRCIYLEPDHYEALCHLALLAGRQGDNAARETLRERAARVWRRRQASKSPS; encoded by the coding sequence ATGAACACGCTGCAGCGGCTGCGTGCGGCCACGGGGCTGAACCTCAGCCGCGAAACCGTCGAGCGGGCCATGCGCAGCCGGATGGGGGCCAACGGCATCGAGGATCGCGCGCAGTACGAGGCAAGCGTCGACGAAACCGAGCTGGCGGCACTGGTCGAACTGGTGGTGGTGCCTGAATCGTGGCTTTTCCGCGATCCGCAGGCGTTCGCCGTGGCGGCCGAATTCACGAAGCAGCGGCTGGCCACCGGCGGGCGGCAACTGCTGCGCATGCTGTCGATCCCGTGCGCCGGCGGCGAGGAGCCTTACACGCTGGCGATGGCGCTGGTCGATGCGGGCGTGCCGCCAACGGCATTCGCGATCGATGCCGTCGACCTGTCGACGGCCTGCATCGCCCGCGCCCAGGAAGGGCTGTATGGCCGCAATGCCTTCCGCGGCAAGGACCTCGATTTTCGCGACCGTCATTTCACGCACGAAGGCGACGACCTGTACCGCATCGACCCGGCGTTGCGGCGCCGCGTGCGTTTCCGCCAGGGTAACCTGCTGACGAGCGAACTGGCGCCGCCCGGTACCTACGACGTGATCTTCTGCCGCAATCTGCTGATCTATTTCGACGCGCCGACCACCGCCGCCGCGATCGCCCGGCTGGCGGCGCTGCTGGCCAACGACGGCGTGCTGCTGGCCGGTTACGCCGAGGTGCCGTCCTTCGTGCGCAACGGTTTCATGACACTGCCCTACCGGCAGGCCTTCGCACTGCGCAAGCATACCTCGCCGCAGAATGGGCCTTACGCCCTGCTGCCCTTGCCGGTCAACGAGGTCGGCAACGAACGGCGTTGCAGCCCTGGCCCCGAGGCCGCGCCACGCGAGCGTCGCGTGGCGCCGCGCAGGCCGACGCCGGTACCTCCCCCGATGCCGGCACAGGCGCCCGCGCCAGCCTTGCGCCCCGCCCCGCGCCCAACCCCGCCGCCACCTGCCGTCGCCGGCGGCTCGCCGCTGGCGGGTACGCTGGAGGATGCCGCCCGGCTCGCAGACCTGGGCCAGCCACGCGAGGCGCAGGCGCTGTGCCGCACCCTGACAGCACGCGAGCCGGACAACGCGGGCGCCTGGTTCCTTCTGGGCCTGCTCACGGAAGATGACGCGCCGGACGAGGCGCAAGCGCACTTGCGGCGCTGCATCTACCTGGAACCGGATCATTACGAGGCGCTGTGCCACCTGGCATTGCTGGCCGGCCGGCAGGGCGACAACGCGGCCCGGGAAACCCTGCGGGAACGCGCGGCGCGCGTGTGGCGCCGCCGCCAGGCCAGCAAGTCTCCATCATGA
- a CDS encoding chemotaxis protein CheW has translation MSTPIPPEERRHDAGRAVDDAYLHEWAEHFRAPLASAERADASAVAFRIGAEWLALPTAMLLRVAPHAVPHRVPHRTAHGMRGLVNVGGQLYPCIALAELLEIDADGGSVRTGRHTFARLLLVQWEGRGYALPVADLYGIVRYAGTRVQPPAATINKGAQRYLSGVLAEGDLRIGLLNAAMLGPQLARALR, from the coding sequence ATGAGCACACCGATTCCACCAGAAGAGCGCCGGCACGATGCCGGCCGCGCGGTCGACGATGCCTACCTGCACGAGTGGGCCGAACACTTCCGCGCTCCGCTCGCCAGCGCGGAACGCGCCGATGCCTCCGCCGTGGCCTTTCGCATCGGCGCCGAATGGCTGGCGTTGCCGACGGCGATGCTGCTGCGCGTCGCGCCGCATGCGGTGCCGCACCGGGTGCCGCACCGCACCGCGCACGGCATGCGCGGCCTCGTCAATGTGGGCGGACAGCTGTACCCGTGCATCGCCCTGGCCGAGCTGCTTGAGATCGATGCCGACGGCGGCAGCGTGCGTACCGGCCGCCACACGTTCGCGCGACTGTTGCTGGTGCAATGGGAAGGCCGGGGCTACGCATTGCCGGTCGCCGACCTGTACGGCATCGTGCGCTACGCCGGCACCCGCGTACAGCCGCCGGCGGCCACCATCAACAAGGGCGCGCAGCGCTACCTGTCGGGCGTGCTGGCCGAAGGCGACCTGCGTATCGGCCTGCTCAACGCGGCCATGCTCGGCCCGCAGCTCGCGAGGGCATTGCGATGA
- a CDS encoding hybrid sensor histidine kinase/response regulator yields MSDDLSQFSMLELFRMEAESQTQALTDGLLAVERHADPADLEAMMRAAHSIKGAAAIVGLDVIVQLSHGMEDAFIAAQHGLLKLTPNRVDVLLAGVDLIVQCSNLQESGLQGWLAANGDTIRRTMDAIRGIAFLPEPVAPAPPSAPAPAPAPAPESAPALASAPAPVTSIAAAPVTPEPPPHAAPEPRGGKPGVQSDRLLSLAGEARIAAHQMLPLIQSMQRHKRHQAALFAALDDLQEAIGRNGDPVLREKAAQVLQRGQPLKQFILGHVADMEQYERRLLTVAQGMVEEVLALRMRPFRDGVHHFPRMVRDLARSLGKDVRLEIRGEETLVDRDILARIESPLNHMLRNAVDHGIELPALRERAGKPPHGTIVLEARHRAGMLNIEIYDDGGGVDPERIRAAVVARRMSTQAMADTMSHAELMEFLFLPAFSLKQEVTEISGRGVGLDIVHDAIREQNGTVRLESERGRGFHTHITLPLTQSIVRSLVVDVGGEAYALPIVKVERVLQVPRTAIHTLESKQFFEYDGANVGLVSAAQVLQLGEMTLQELLPVIVVGTGAHRYGLVVDAIRGEHSLAVHSLDPIFGKLRDIAAAALLNDGEPVLILDVSDLLMSIDKLLAEGGLHQLARAGGAARRRMKRILVVDDSLTVREMERKLLSGRGFEVDIAVDGMDGWNAARSGDYDLVITDVDMPRMDGIELVNLIKKDPHLHTLPVMIVSYKDRPEDRARGLAAGADYYLTKGSFHDETLLDAVADLIGDAFR; encoded by the coding sequence ATGAGCGACGACCTGTCCCAATTCTCGATGCTGGAACTGTTCCGCATGGAGGCGGAGAGCCAGACCCAGGCACTGACGGATGGCTTGCTGGCGGTTGAACGCCATGCCGACCCGGCCGACCTGGAAGCGATGATGCGGGCTGCCCATTCCATCAAGGGCGCCGCGGCGATCGTGGGACTGGATGTCATCGTGCAGCTGTCGCATGGCATGGAAGACGCGTTCATCGCCGCCCAGCATGGTTTGCTGAAACTGACGCCGAACCGCGTCGACGTCCTGCTGGCCGGCGTCGACCTGATCGTGCAATGCTCGAACCTCCAGGAAAGCGGCTTGCAGGGCTGGCTGGCGGCCAACGGCGACACGATCCGGCGCACGATGGATGCCATCCGCGGCATCGCGTTCCTGCCGGAGCCTGTGGCGCCCGCCCCCCCTTCGGCCCCTGCCCCTGCCCCTGCCCCTGCGCCAGAATCCGCACCCGCACTTGCATCGGCACCGGCACCGGTGACGTCCATCGCGGCGGCACCGGTCACGCCGGAACCGCCGCCCCATGCCGCGCCCGAACCGCGCGGCGGCAAGCCGGGCGTGCAGTCGGACCGGCTGCTGTCGCTGGCCGGCGAAGCGCGCATCGCCGCGCACCAGATGCTGCCGTTGATCCAGTCCATGCAACGCCACAAGCGCCACCAGGCCGCGCTGTTCGCAGCGCTGGACGATCTGCAGGAAGCGATCGGCCGCAACGGCGACCCGGTGCTGCGCGAGAAGGCCGCGCAGGTCCTGCAACGCGGACAGCCGCTCAAGCAATTCATCCTGGGCCACGTGGCCGACATGGAACAGTACGAACGCCGCCTGCTGACCGTGGCGCAGGGCATGGTGGAAGAAGTGCTGGCGCTGCGCATGCGGCCGTTCCGCGACGGAGTGCACCATTTCCCCCGCATGGTGCGCGACCTGGCACGCAGCCTCGGCAAGGATGTGCGGCTGGAGATCCGCGGCGAGGAAACGCTGGTGGACCGCGATATCCTGGCCCGCATCGAAAGCCCGCTCAACCACATGCTGCGCAACGCCGTGGACCATGGCATCGAGCTGCCGGCACTGCGCGAACGCGCCGGCAAGCCGCCCCATGGCACCATCGTGCTCGAGGCCAGGCACCGGGCCGGTATGCTGAACATCGAGATCTACGACGATGGCGGCGGCGTCGACCCGGAACGCATCCGCGCTGCGGTGGTGGCGCGCCGCATGTCCACGCAGGCGATGGCGGACACGATGTCGCACGCGGAACTGATGGAGTTCCTGTTCCTGCCGGCGTTCAGCCTGAAGCAGGAAGTGACGGAGATCTCCGGTCGTGGCGTTGGCCTGGACATCGTGCACGACGCCATCCGCGAGCAGAATGGCACCGTGCGGCTCGAATCGGAACGGGGCCGCGGCTTCCATACCCACATCACGCTGCCGCTGACACAGTCGATCGTGCGCTCGCTGGTGGTGGACGTGGGTGGCGAGGCATACGCGCTGCCCATCGTGAAGGTGGAACGCGTGCTGCAGGTGCCGCGCACGGCCATCCACACGCTGGAGAGCAAGCAGTTCTTCGAGTACGACGGCGCCAACGTGGGGCTGGTCTCGGCCGCCCAGGTGCTGCAACTGGGCGAGATGACGCTCCAGGAACTGCTGCCGGTAATCGTGGTGGGCACCGGCGCGCACCGCTACGGCCTGGTCGTCGATGCGATCCGTGGCGAGCACAGTCTTGCCGTGCACAGCCTCGATCCGATCTTCGGCAAGCTGCGCGACATTGCCGCCGCCGCCCTGTTGAACGATGGCGAACCGGTGCTGATCCTCGACGTATCCGACCTGCTGATGTCGATCGATAAATTGCTGGCCGAAGGCGGCCTGCATCAATTGGCGCGCGCCGGTGGCGCGGCAAGGCGTAGAATGAAACGCATCCTCGTCGTCGACGATTCGCTGACCGTGCGCGAAATGGAGCGCAAGCTGCTCTCGGGCCGCGGCTTCGAGGTGGACATCGCCGTCGACGGCATGGATGGCTGGAACGCGGCGCGCTCCGGCGATTATGACCTGGTCATCACCGACGTCGACATGCCGCGCATGGATGGCATCGAACTCGTCAACCTGATCAAGAAGGACCCGCACTTGCATACGCTCCCCGTGATGATCGTGTCGTACAAGGACCGGCCGGAAGACCGCGCGCGCGGGCTGGCCGCCGGCGCCGATTACTATCTCACCAAGGGCAGTTTCCATGACGAGACCCTGCTCGATGCCGTGGCGGACCTGATCGGGGACGCGTTCCGATGA
- the cheB gene encoding chemotaxis-specific protein-glutamate methyltransferase CheB, whose product MKIGIANDVAMAAEALRRVIAGTKLHQVVWIARTGLEAVRMCAENRPDLVLMDLNMPELDGVEATRRIMAESPCAILVVTGRPQDSVNQVFRALGAGALDVTATPILIPGHDQGAAQLLAKLRTMEKLIRHSGGTHGMQPRLTLQLADRAITNVRTLVAIGASTGGPVAVARILAGWQAPPGCTIVVVQHIDENFADPFAKWLGDQLTMPVRPIEHGDPLMSGTVMIAKSNDHLVLDENHQLGYDAVPKDYAYRPSVDVFFRCVAQHWRDDAVGILLTGMGRDGGEGLLAMRRAGKTTVAQDQATSAVYGMPRAAAELDAAQLILPLEKIGPFLRSTTGGKP is encoded by the coding sequence ATGAAGATCGGTATCGCCAACGATGTCGCGATGGCGGCGGAAGCGCTGCGCCGCGTGATCGCCGGTACCAAGCTGCATCAGGTGGTGTGGATCGCCCGCACGGGCCTGGAAGCGGTGCGCATGTGCGCCGAGAACCGCCCCGACCTCGTGCTGATGGACCTGAACATGCCGGAACTCGATGGCGTGGAAGCGACGCGGCGCATCATGGCCGAATCGCCATGCGCGATCCTGGTGGTCACCGGCCGGCCGCAGGACAGCGTGAACCAGGTATTCCGCGCGCTGGGCGCCGGCGCCCTGGACGTGACCGCGACGCCGATCCTGATTCCCGGCCACGACCAGGGCGCCGCCCAGTTGCTGGCCAAGCTGCGCACGATGGAAAAGCTGATCCGCCACAGCGGCGGTACCCATGGCATGCAGCCCCGGCTCACCCTGCAGCTGGCTGACCGGGCCATCACGAACGTGCGCACGCTGGTGGCGATCGGCGCCTCGACCGGAGGGCCGGTGGCGGTGGCACGGATCCTGGCCGGCTGGCAGGCGCCGCCCGGCTGCACGATCGTCGTGGTACAGCATATCGACGAGAACTTCGCCGATCCCTTCGCCAAATGGCTGGGCGACCAGCTGACGATGCCGGTGCGCCCCATCGAGCACGGCGACCCGCTGATGAGTGGCACCGTGATGATTGCGAAAAGCAATGACCACCTGGTACTGGATGAAAATCACCAACTAGGTTACGATGCGGTGCCGAAGGATTATGCCTACCGCCCGTCGGTCGACGTGTTCTTCCGCTGCGTGGCGCAGCACTGGCGCGACGATGCCGTCGGCATCCTGCTGACGGGCATGGGTCGTGACGGCGGCGAAGGCTTGCTGGCCATGCGCCGCGCCGGCAAGACCACGGTAGCCCAGGACCAGGCCACCAGCGCCGTGTACGGCATGCCGCGTGCGGCGGCCGAGCTCGATGCGGCCCAGCTGATCCTGCCGCTGGAAAAAATCGGCCCGTTTTTACGCAGTACCACTGGAGGCAAACCCTAG
- a CDS encoding diguanylate cyclase domain-containing protein: MSQAFTAGAEPRFSLTAFKVRVLLVDDQLLVVEAVRRMLADQPDIEFHFVTDASSAVDCAARLQPTVILQDLVMPGWDGFDLISRYRATLELEHVPVIVLSARDEAASKAHGFAVGANDYLVKLPDRLELLARVRYHSGAYISRLQRDEAFRFLRESQNRLAEANIELQKLAALDSLTGIANRRRFDELVQHEWQRGQRERRPLSLLLCDIDCFKLYNDTFGHLAGDLCLKKAAAVMTACLKRPADLAARYGGEEFALVLPDTDEAGARSVAEDCLRALAELGIENPQAPHCVVTMSIGVATLVPTADTSPAELVEGADRALYSAKDGGRNRAASAVFGQTGQIKTGSGSSSTP, from the coding sequence ATGTCGCAGGCCTTCACCGCTGGCGCGGAACCCCGATTTTCCCTGACCGCCTTCAAGGTGCGCGTACTGCTTGTCGACGACCAGTTGCTGGTCGTGGAGGCCGTGCGCCGCATGCTGGCCGACCAGCCCGACATCGAATTCCATTTCGTGACCGATGCCTCGAGCGCGGTCGATTGCGCCGCGCGGCTGCAGCCGACCGTCATCCTGCAAGACCTGGTGATGCCTGGCTGGGACGGCTTCGACCTGATCAGCCGCTACCGTGCCACGCTGGAACTGGAGCATGTCCCCGTGATCGTGCTGTCGGCCCGCGATGAAGCCGCATCGAAAGCGCATGGCTTCGCGGTCGGCGCCAACGATTATCTGGTGAAGCTGCCGGACCGGCTCGAACTGCTGGCCCGCGTGCGCTACCATTCCGGCGCCTACATCAGCCGCCTGCAGCGCGACGAGGCGTTCCGCTTCCTGCGCGAGAGCCAGAACCGCCTGGCCGAAGCCAATATCGAACTGCAGAAGCTGGCGGCGCTGGACAGCCTGACCGGCATCGCCAACCGCCGCCGCTTCGACGAACTGGTGCAGCACGAATGGCAGCGCGGCCAGCGCGAACGCCGCCCGCTGTCGCTGCTGTTGTGCGATATCGACTGCTTCAAGCTGTACAACGACACCTTCGGCCACCTGGCCGGCGACCTGTGCCTGAAGAAGGCGGCGGCCGTGATGACGGCCTGCCTGAAACGGCCGGCCGACCTGGCAGCGCGCTATGGCGGCGAGGAATTCGCGCTGGTACTGCCGGACACGGATGAAGCCGGCGCACGCAGCGTGGCCGAGGACTGCCTGCGTGCGCTGGCCGAACTGGGGATCGAGAACCCGCAGGCGCCGCATTGCGTCGTCACGATGTCGATCGGCGTGGCGACGCTCGTGCCCACGGCCGATACGTCCCCGGCCGAACTGGTCGAAGGCGCCGACCGGGCGCTGTACTCGGCCAAGGATGGCGGGCGCAACCGCGCTGCCAGCGCCGTATTCGGCCAGACCGGTCAGATAAAGACGGGTTCGGGTTCGAGCAGCACGCCGTAG
- the murB gene encoding UDP-N-acetylmuramate dehydrogenase has translation MHPEPILQHDFSLRDLNTFGIDARASHYVRISATAQLAAVLANPALAGLPRLVLGGGSNLLLTGNFDGLVLHMASSGRAVVGETGEHVLVRAQAGENWHGFVEWTLAQGLGGLENLALIPGTVGAAPIQNIGAYGLETKDVFHSLTVFDPATGALATFDGAACRFAYRDSVFKHEAGRGLVIVDVTFALPRMWRPNLRYAELANEVAAMGTAEPTARQVADAVIAIRRRKLPDPAVIGNAGSFFKNPVVGAAQCAALLEKFPNLVHHRQDDGTEKLAAGWLIDQCGWKGKSLGAAGVYPKQALVLVNNGGATGADVRRLAEAIQADVRERYGVLLEPEPVFI, from the coding sequence ATGCATCCCGAACCAATCCTCCAGCACGATTTTTCCCTGCGCGACCTGAACACTTTCGGCATCGATGCCCGTGCCTCGCACTATGTCCGGATCTCTGCGACGGCCCAGCTGGCGGCGGTGCTGGCAAATCCCGCGCTGGCGGGCCTGCCGCGGCTGGTGCTGGGCGGTGGCAGCAACCTGCTGCTGACGGGCAACTTCGACGGCCTGGTGCTGCACATGGCCAGCAGCGGCCGCGCGGTCGTTGGCGAAACCGGCGAACACGTGCTGGTGCGCGCGCAGGCCGGTGAGAACTGGCACGGTTTCGTGGAGTGGACCCTGGCCCAGGGCCTCGGCGGCCTGGAAAACCTGGCGCTGATCCCCGGCACGGTGGGCGCGGCGCCGATCCAGAACATCGGTGCCTACGGCCTCGAAACAAAGGACGTGTTCCACAGCCTCACGGTATTCGATCCCGCCACGGGGGCGCTGGCCACGTTCGATGGTGCGGCCTGCCGTTTCGCCTACCGCGACAGCGTCTTCAAGCACGAGGCGGGCCGCGGCCTGGTCATCGTCGACGTCACGTTCGCGCTGCCGCGCATGTGGCGCCCGAACCTGCGTTACGCCGAACTGGCCAATGAGGTAGCGGCGATGGGAACCGCCGAACCCACCGCGCGGCAAGTGGCCGATGCCGTCATCGCGATCCGGCGCCGCAAGCTGCCCGATCCGGCCGTGATCGGCAATGCCGGCAGCTTCTTCAAGAACCCGGTCGTGGGCGCCGCGCAGTGCGCCGCCTTGCTGGAGAAGTTCCCGAACCTCGTGCATCACCGGCAGGACGACGGCACCGAAAAGCTGGCCGCCGGTTGGCTGATCGACCAGTGCGGCTGGAAGGGGAAAAGCTTGGGCGCAGCCGGCGTGTATCCGAAGCAGGCGCTGGTGCTCGTCAACAACGGCGGTGCCACCGGCGCTGATGTGCGGCGGCTCGCCGAGGCAATCCAGGCCGATGTGCGCGAACGCTACGGCGTGCTGCTCGAACCCGAACCCGTCTTTATCTGA
- a CDS encoding YajQ family cyclic di-GMP-binding protein: protein MPSFDVVSEADMIEVRNAVDQSNKEITTRFDFKGSDARVEQKEHELTAFADSDFQLSQVRDVLTNKLAKRKVDVRFLDEGKIEKIGGDKVKQVIKVKNGIETETAKKITKIIKESKMKVQASIQGESVRVTGAKRDDLQAAMALLRKEVADTPLEFNNFRD from the coding sequence ATGCCATCGTTTGACGTCGTATCCGAGGCGGACATGATCGAGGTGCGCAACGCCGTCGACCAGTCCAACAAGGAGATCACCACCCGCTTCGACTTCAAGGGCAGCGACGCGCGCGTGGAACAGAAGGAACATGAGCTGACGGCATTCGCCGACTCCGACTTCCAGCTGAGCCAGGTACGGGACGTGCTGACCAACAAGCTTGCCAAGCGCAAGGTCGACGTGCGTTTCCTGGACGAAGGCAAGATCGAGAAGATCGGCGGCGACAAGGTCAAGCAGGTGATCAAGGTGAAGAACGGTATCGAGACGGAAACGGCCAAGAAAATCACCAAGATCATCAAGGAAAGCAAGATGAAGGTGCAGGCCAGCATCCAGGGCGAATCGGTGCGCGTGACCGGCGCGAAGCGCGACGACCTGCAGGCCGCGATGGCGCTGCTGCGCAAGGAAGTGGCCGATACGCCGCTCGAATTCAACAACTTCCGCGATTGA